The following coding sequences lie in one Lolium perenne isolate Kyuss_39 chromosome 2, Kyuss_2.0, whole genome shotgun sequence genomic window:
- the LOC127336559 gene encoding E3 ubiquitin-protein ligase PUB23-like: MATESPQLFLCPISMELMEDPVTVSTGVTYERRSIERWFFKYGKTTCPATMQRLASFDLTPNHTLKRVISTWRDRASSPSSPTDALAPMAREMLPSVLAGIEATPFKVTALKSLRSCMAVDEAAQDDFVARDGIQVLGRVMAQALAESSAGGDFSAFRTCEEAAAVLDTLPLSENASVDLVLKPECMRPMVALVQRGSAEARLHAMSILDKVSKASGGRNWAAVVDVDDMVKSLLDLLSDGASSKLSSRALDVLLDVTARSPSSGRARRGKDVVEVGAVRVLVELLPDADRHVTERTLLLLKRLCKCPEGRLAFAEHGLAVAAVSRTILRVSGLATRQAVNVLWLVSCAARPSEKVLDDLVTSGGVSKLLALLQVESSASTKEKAGRMLRVHGAFWRQYPCFPADLKDYLKFLN; encoded by the coding sequence ATGGCCACGGAGTCTCCCCAGCTGTTCCTGTGCCCTATCTCCATGGAGCTAATGGAGGACCCCGTCACGGTGTCCACCGGCGTCACCTACGAGCGCCGCAGCATCGAGCGGTGGTTCTTCAAGTACGGCAAGACGACGTGCCCTGCCACTATGCAGCGCCTTGCTTCCTTCGACCTCACGCCCAACCACACCCTCAAGCGCGTCATCTCCACCTGGCGCGACCGCGCCTCCTCGCCGTCGAGCCCCACCGACGCGCTGGCGCCCATGGCGCGGGAGATGCTGCCGTCGGTGCTCGCCGGCATTGAGGCCACGCCGTTCAAGGTGACCGCCCTGAAGAGCCTGAGATCCTGCATGGCCGTAGACGAGGCGGCGCAGGACGACTTCGTTGCCCGCGACGGCATCCAGGTGCTCGGCCGCGTCATGGCGCAGGCGCTGGCGGAGAGCAGTGCCGGCGGGGACTTCTCGGCGTTCCGGACGTGCGAGGAGGCAGCCGCTGTTTTAGACACGCTCCCGCTCTCAGAAAATGCGTCAGTAGACCTGGTGCTCAAACCGGAGTGCATGAGGCCCATGGTCGCGCTGGTCCAGCGCGGCAGCGCCGAAGCGAGGTTGCACGCCATGTCCATCCTCGACAAGGTCTCCAAGGCCAGTGGCGGCCGCAACTGGGCCGCAGTCGTGGACGTAGACGACATGGTGAAGTCCCTCCTGGACCTTCTCTCCGACGGGGCCTCCTCGAAGCTCAGCTCGCGCGCGCTCGACGTGCTCCTCGATGTCACAGCGCGCTCGCCCTCGAGTGGGCGAGCTCGCCGCGGCAAGGACGTGGTGGAGGTGGGAGCCGTGCGCGTGCTCGTGGAGCTTCTCCCGGACGCCGACCGCCACGTCACCGAGAGGACGCTCCTCCTCCTCAAGCGGCTGTGCAAGTGCCCCGAGGGCCGGCTCGCGTTCGCGGAGCACGGGCTCGCCGTGGCGGCCGTGTCGCGGACGATTCTGCGCGTGTCCGGGCTGGCCACGAGGCAGGCGGTCAACGTGCTGTGGCTGGTGTCGTGCGCAGCGCGACCCTCGGAGAAGGTGCTGGATGACCTGGTGACGAGCGGTGGCGTGTCGAAACTACTCGCGCTGCTGCAGGTGGAGAGCTCGGCGTCGACCAAGGAGAAGGCGGGGAGGATGCTGAGGGTGCACGGCGCGTTCTGGAGGCAGTACCCTTGCTTCCCCGCGGACCTCAAGGATTACCTCAAGTTTCTCAACTGA
- the LOC127336560 gene encoding uncharacterized protein yields MAGLPDDAARQSQAHGRGSVPLSFPSQPPDIRNWFSSYQYESPEVPELDAALGGNDGSETQDPLENRLPGLSPLKDTSQDGGTALKGGCFGSRSEQGEVSATRDILQLGRSTVEQGTKRKRSLRGLFGAGFLDDPDEAAQTENAVVSVLHTSAVDHMCNFNWIGLQTRQNSHGGAAEHNELLVDSDSTIIAETQEKPRGGQETDHRKWPVNCGGTLNWVGLRDRKRNYEGAVEHSELLADSDSTIIAETQGNPQAGQETDHNNVRVNCAVNFNWIGLQNTTHNFEGAVGDSELLADSDRTIIAETQENFQAGQEMDQNKGRVNCAVNFNWIGLRNRTHNFEGAVEHSELLADSDGTIIAETQETSPGGQVSNHSKRLVNFGGTSLADIEEGFLEEGIEHSNLPVNSHSKGLADVEKPKRNLRDLFGAGFFDDPDKANDSETHLESAVQRNTVQPLSKSNAVRLPHIKHVHESTAGYSELLVNCDVVSLGETQDLPGGQVIEHNGLPVNCGATGLSADTEGFLEDGIEHSKLPANSDSTGAADIEKTGIKHLILHANHSGICSALTEERSGGDETNCAKSILNHRKAEATVATDGFIAIGKKLKSIEECRVNKIPKPSRAREMVTLQENRGILGTQNASARDHTRSPLSDRTNLSEVAGAPEPEITGKWKCPRKGKPYVAPPMKQLRLEQWVRRTN; encoded by the exons ATGGCCGGCCTCCCAGACGACGCCGCCCGGCAAAGCCAG GCTCACGGGCGCGGCTCGGTGCCCCTTTCATTCCCTTCCC AGCCGCCGGACATCAGAAACTGGTTCTCGAGTTACCAGTACGAGTCGCCGGAGGTCCCCGAGCTGGATGCGGCTCTTGGTGGCAACGACGGCAGCGAGACCCAAGACCCATTAGAG AATCGGCTACCTGGGCTTTCACCTCTGAAAGACACCAGTCAAGATGGCGGCACTGCATTGAAAGGGGGCTGTTTTGGGAGCCGATCTGAGCAGGGTGAGGTTTCTGCTACAAGGGATATCCTTCAGCTTGGTAGGAGCACAGTGGAGCAGGGCACAAAAAGGAAGCGAAGCCTGCGGGGGTTGTTTGGGGCAGGTTTTCTGGATGATCCTGACGAAGCTGCTCAAACTGAAAATGCAGTGGTGTCAGTTTTGCACACAAGTGCGGTGGATCATATGTGCAATTTCAACTGGATCGGCTTACAGACTAGACAGAACAGCCACGGCGGCGCAGCTGAACACAACGAGCTGCTGGTGGATAGCGATAGCACCATCATTGCTGAAACTCAAGAAAAGCCCAGAGGAGGTCAGGAGACCGACCACCGTAAATGGCCAGTTAATTGTGGTGGTACTTTGAACTGGGTAGGCTTACGAGATAGAAAGCGCAACTACGAAGGCGCAGTTGAACACAGCGAGCTGTTGGCGGATAGTGACAGCACCATCATAGCTGAAACTCAAGGAAACCCCCAAGCAGGTCAGGAGACGGACCACAACAATGTGCGAGTTAATTGTGCTGTTAACTTCAACTGGATAGGCTTGCAAAATACAACGCACAACTTTGAAGGTGCAGTTGGAGACAGCGAGCTGCTGGCGGATAGTGACAGAACCATCATAGCTGAAACTCAAGAAAATTTCCAAGCAGGTCAGGAGATGGACCAAAACAAAGGGCGAGTTAATTGTGCTGTTAACTTCAACTGGATAGGCTTAAGAAATAGAACTCACAACTTTGAAGGTGCCGTTGAACACAGCGAGCTGCTGGCGGATAGTGACGGCACTATTATAGCTGAAACTCAAGAAACCTCCCCAGGTGGTCAGGTGAGCAACCACAGCAAACGCCTAGTTAATTTTGGTGGTACTAGTTTAGCTGATATTGAAGAAGGTTTCCTAGAAGAAGGTATTGAGCACAGCAACCTGCCAGTTAATTCTCATAGCAAAGGACTAGCAGATGTTGAGAAACCTAAACGAAATCTGCGGGATTTGTTTGGGGCAGGATTTTTTGACGACCCTGACAAAGCTAACGACTCTGAAACTCACCTGGAGTCTGCTGTACAGAGAAATACAGTGCAGCCTCTGTCAAAAAGCAATGCTGTACGCTTACCTCATATAAAACACGTCCATGAAAGCACAGCCGGATACAGCGAGTTACTGGTGAATTGCGACGTTGTCAGTTTGGGTGAAACTCAAGATCTCCCAGGAGGTCAGGTGATCGAACACAATGGACTGCCAGTTAACTGTGGTGCTACAGGTTTATCAGCAGATACTGAAGGTTTCCTTGAAGATGGCATTGAACACAGCAAACTGCCAGCTAATTCTGATAGTACAGGTGCAGCTGATATTGAGAAAACTGGCATCAAACACCTCATACTGCATGCTAATCATAGTGGTATCTGTTCGGCTCTCACTGAAGAAAGGTCTGGTGGAGATGAAACCAACTGCGCAAAGTCTATTCTGAATCATAGGAAAGCAGAAGCAACGGTTGCAACAGATGGTTTCATTGCCATCGGGAAAAAGCTGAAGTCTATAGAGGAATGCAGGGTAAACAAAATCCCTAAGCCCTCAAGGGCACGAGAGATGGTGACTTTGCAAGAGAACCGTGGAATTTTGGGGACTCAGAATGCTTCAGCCCGAGATCACACAAGAAGCCCCTTATCAGATAGGACTAATCTTTCAGAAGTTGCAGGAGCCCCAGAACCAGAGATCACCGGGAAATGGAAGTGCCCTCGCAAAGGCAAGCCCTACGTTGCCCCTCCAATGAAACAGCTGCGGTTGGAACAATGGGTGCGCAGAACGAACTAA